A genomic stretch from Helianthus annuus cultivar XRQ/B chromosome 1, HanXRQr2.0-SUNRISE, whole genome shotgun sequence includes:
- the LOC110887295 gene encoding uncharacterized protein LOC110887295, whose protein sequence is MEGARLWFDSLPPGSKDSYEELSEKFLRNFGQQRKVVKNPNEILHIRQRDNERIDQYMERFVKESMNIKDVPEIMKISSFINGLKHAQLCEKLGEEFPHSFDNLMDRVRAFVRGKDTVSKAKETDVTSRRVTPAARPPYKGTPYSRKPAFDRMLHDRARPSYSPYRPQGRGPPPYSDSFTPLTKTPSEILATERVKNSFPRPPPIKPGPKAQPNKYCDFHKGFGHKTDECMYLKREIETVVKTGRLAHLVKEIKEGGGDRKGRDAREPGRVDVDMIRRRNEFDTTISVKAGILGSPNCMKAPILMPYLEENEVQRLPLNISAIIAGHKVSRIHVDGGSGVEVIYEHCFLRFDRDVRDRLEEDSIPLVGFNNNVSHPLGKIRLPFTVGVGDRVRTINLTFTVVRAPSKYNAILGRHGIGDLQAQASTPHGALVFQTPKGLVWVKSAYEVVSSVSKGEEPGKPQGKGVEAVGPL, encoded by the coding sequence ATGGAGGGAGCCCGGctctggtttgacagccttcctCCGGGGAGTAAAGATAGCTATGAAGAACTGAGCGAGAAGTTCCTCAGGAACTTTGGCCAACAGAGGAAAGTGGTCAAAAATCCGAACGAGATCCTTCACATCAGACAAAGGGATAATGAGCGAATAGACCAATACATGGAGAGGTTCGTCAAGGAAAGCATGAACATCAAGGACGTCCCAGAGATCATGAAGATCAGCAGTTTCATAAACGGGTTGAAACATGCACAGCTGTGTGAAAAGCTGGGGGAGGAATTCCCTCACTCTTTCGATAATCTCATGGACAGAGTCAGGGCCTTTGTCCGGGGAAAAGATACGGTCAGCAAAGCAAAGGAGACAGATGTCACATCTCGGAGGGTCACCCCAGCTGCAAGGCCCCCATATAAAGGTACACCTTATTCCCGGAAACCTGCCTTTGATAGAATGTTGCATGACAGGGCAAGGCCCTCATACTCCCCATATAGACCCCAAGGAAGAGGTCCCCCGCCTTACTCCGATAGCTTCACTCCTCTCACCAAGACCCCAAGTGAGATACTGGCCACAGAAAGGGTAAAGAACTCTTTCCCGAGGCCACCACCCATAAAACCGGGACCAAAGGCACAACCAAACAAGTACTGTGATTTTCACAAAGGCTTCGGGCATAAAACCGACGAATGTATGTACCTAAAAAGGGAAATAGAAACCGTGGTGAAAACAGGGAGGTTGGCCCACTTGGTCAAGGAAATCAAGGAGGGTGGAGGGGATCGCAAGGGAAGAGATGCAAGGGAGCCGGGGAGGGTAGATGTTGATATGATTAGAAGGAGGAACGAGTTCGATACCACCATAAGTGTAAAGGCCGGGATCCTAGGCTCCCCGAACTGCATGAAAGCTCCCATCCTTATGCCATACCTAGAAGAAAATGAGGTGCAACGACTTCCGCTGAATATCTCAGCCATAATAGCCGGACACAAGGTGTCCCGAATACATGTGGATGGAGGGTCAGGCGTCGAGGTAATATACGAACACTGTTTCCTCAGATTCGACAGGGATGTAAGAGACAGGTTGGAAGAAGATTCCATCCCCTTAGTGGGATTCAACAACAACGTGTCACATCCCCTGGGAAAAATTAGGCTCCCATTCACAGTTGGGGTAGGGGATCGGGTCCGAACGATAAATCTGACCTTCACAGTGGTCAGGGCACCCTCAAAGTACAATGCGATCTTAGGAAGACATGGAATTGGAGACTTGCAAGCACAAGCATCCACCCCCCACGGAGCTTTAGTATTTCAAACACCCAAGGGTCTTGTATGGGTCAAATCCGCTTATGAAGTAGTCTCTTCCGTATCCAAGGGAGAAGAACCAGGGAAACCCCAGGGAAAGGGGGTGGAAGCGGTGGGTCCTCTGTGA